The following proteins are encoded in a genomic region of Rattus rattus isolate New Zealand chromosome 2, Rrattus_CSIRO_v1, whole genome shotgun sequence:
- the Insl6 gene encoding insulin-like peptide INSL6 codes for MKQLCCSCLLWLGLLLAPFSQEQEEVTSPTKLCGRDLLVEVIKLCGQNDWSRFSMEEQKSPMTELVPQYTRKVKTFNPHRSSSSWGRLTHPGVSQKKATHTWESQSLPNYQLKKEELLPKTGVHSYHGGKPYVKSVKFQKKNTDKMSTFSGLFWGNHPQRKRRGFADKCCSIGCSKEELAVACLPFVDF; via the exons ATGAAGCAGCTGTGCTGTTCTTGTCTTTTGTGGCTTGGACTCCTACTGGCTCCTTTCTCCCAGGAACAAGAAGAGGTCACCAGCCCCACGAAGTTGTGCGGCAGGGACCTGTTGGTAGAAGTTATAAAACTCTGTGGCCAAAATGACTGGAGCCGGTTCTCGATGGAAGAGCAAAAAAGTCCTATGACAGAGTTGGTTCCCCAATACACACGGAAAGTCAAAACCTTCAACCCTCAccggtcctcctcctcctggggaaGATTGACACACCCAG GCGTCTCCCAGAAGAAAGCAACACACACTTGGGAATCTCAGTCACTGCCCAACTATCAGCTTAAAAAGGAGGAGCTGCTTCCGAAGACAGGAGTGCATTCATACCACGGCGGCAAGCCCTATGTGAAGAGTGtaaaatttcagaagaaaaacactGACAAAATGAGTACCTTCAGCGGCTTATTTTGGGGGAACCATCCCCAGAGGAAGCGCAGAGGTTTCGCAGATAAATGCTGTTCTATAGGGTGCTCCAAAGAGGAGCTGGCCGTCGCATGCCTTCCGTTTGTTGATTTTTAA
- the LOC116893762 gene encoding prorelaxin 1 isoform X1 encodes MSSRLLLQLLGFWLLLGQPCRARVSEEWMDQVIQVCGRGYARAWIEVCGASVGRLALSQEEPAPLARQATAEVVPSFINKDAEPFDMTLKCLPNLSEERKAALSEGRAPFPELQQHAPALSDSVVSLEGFKKTLHNQLGEAEDGGPPELKYLRSDAQSRKKRQSGALLSEQCCHIGCTRRSIAKLC; translated from the exons ATGTCCAGCAGACTCTTGCTCCAGCTCCTGGGGTTCTGGCTGTTGCTGGGCCAGCCTTGCAGGGCGCGAGTCTCGGAGGAGTGGATGGACCAAGTCATTCAGGTGTGCGGCCGTGGATATGCCCGCGCATGGATCGAAGTCTGCGGAGCCTCCGTGGGAAGACTGGCTTTGAGCCAGGAGGAGCCAGCTCCGCTAGCCAGGCAAGCCACTG caGAAGTTGTGCCATCCTTCATCAACAAAGACGCGGAGCCTTTCGATATGACGTTGAAATGCCTTCCAAATTTGTCTGAGGAGCGGAAGGCAGCACTGTCTGAGGGGCGAGCACCGTTCCCAGAGCTACAACAACACGCACCCGCGTTGAGCGATTCCGTTGTTAGCTTGGAAGGATTTAAGAAAACTTTGCACAATCAGCTGGGTGAAGCAGAAGATGGCGGTCCTCCAGAGCTCAAATACTTACGCTCAGACGCTCAGTCACGGAAAAAGAGGCAGTCTGGCGCACTGCTCAGTGAGCAGTGTTGCCACATCGGCTGTACCAGAAGATCCATTGCTAAACTCTGCTGA
- the LOC116893762 gene encoding prorelaxin 1 isoform X2: MSSRLLLQLLGFWLLLGQPCRARVSEEWMDQVIQVCGRGYARAWIEVCGASVGRLALSQEEPAPLARQATEVVPSFINKDAEPFDMTLKCLPNLSEERKAALSEGRAPFPELQQHAPALSDSVVSLEGFKKTLHNQLGEAEDGGPPELKYLRSDAQSRKKRQSGALLSEQCCHIGCTRRSIAKLC; encoded by the exons ATGTCCAGCAGACTCTTGCTCCAGCTCCTGGGGTTCTGGCTGTTGCTGGGCCAGCCTTGCAGGGCGCGAGTCTCGGAGGAGTGGATGGACCAAGTCATTCAGGTGTGCGGCCGTGGATATGCCCGCGCATGGATCGAAGTCTGCGGAGCCTCCGTGGGAAGACTGGCTTTGAGCCAGGAGGAGCCAGCTCCGCTAGCCAGGCAAGCCACTG AAGTTGTGCCATCCTTCATCAACAAAGACGCGGAGCCTTTCGATATGACGTTGAAATGCCTTCCAAATTTGTCTGAGGAGCGGAAGGCAGCACTGTCTGAGGGGCGAGCACCGTTCCCAGAGCTACAACAACACGCACCCGCGTTGAGCGATTCCGTTGTTAGCTTGGAAGGATTTAAGAAAACTTTGCACAATCAGCTGGGTGAAGCAGAAGATGGCGGTCCTCCAGAGCTCAAATACTTACGCTCAGACGCTCAGTCACGGAAAAAGAGGCAGTCTGGCGCACTGCTCAGTGAGCAGTGTTGCCACATCGGCTGTACCAGAAGATCCATTGCTAAACTCTGCTGA